Genomic segment of Mucilaginibacter sabulilitoris:
CGGCGACATCTGTAGCAGCCAGTCATATTGGCGTTCGATCAGCCGCTGATTCCTTGGTACCTGGTACAGGAACGTCTCAGTTTCCGATGGTTTACCTCAAAGATCAGTTTTTAATTGTTTAAACAAATGTTGTATTAGTTCGTTAACCCATTGCCCCTGGCAGTTCGGGGTACGAATTTCGCTTTTTTAGAGTACAGTAAATGCTTTCACTCGGTCCAATATGGAAAACAAGTACGAATTATACTTTGAAGGCGGCGGCGAAATGGGCGCTTTGATCCGGTCTTACGATTGGGCATCCAGTGACCTCGGAGATCCAAATACCTGGTCACTAAACCTGCTGAACACCATCAGTATTATGCTGAACTCCAGGTTCCCAATGTTCTTATGGTGGGGACCGCAATTAATTCAGTTCTATAATGACGCCTACAGACCCAGCCTGGGAAATAACGGCAAGCATCCCGGGGCCTTAGGCCAACGAGGGGGCCGATTGCTGGAAAGAAACATGGCCTACGATCAAGCCACTGATCGATCTGGTACTTTCTGGAGAAGGAAGCGTTTGGAACGAAGACCAGCTCATCCCCATCTATCGCAATGGCCGATTGGAAATGCTTATTGGACGTTTAGCTACAGTAAAGTGTTTGATAAGTGCAGCAAAACCGGCGTCCTGGTAATCTGCACAGAAACCACCAACAAGGTAAATGCCTTTAATGAACTGCTACAGGCTAAATCGGAGCTGGAATTTGCAATAACGGCAGCCGAGTTGGGTACCTGGGACCTTAATCCTGCCACCAACCATTTTACCTGCAATGAACGCCTGAAATCCTGGTTTGGCTACCTGCAAATTCGGAGTTACCCCTATCGCGTGCAACAGAGGTGATAGCAGAAACGGACAGGCAAAGGGTAATCGATGCTATTAGTAGCGCGATGTCTTTTGAGTCAGGTGGCAGATATGATATTGAATATACTATTCTTAATCCCGAACTGCAGGAACCACGGCTGGTTAAAGCAAAAGGTCGGGCGCTGTTTACCGAACAGCAGGAGGTAAAACGGTTCAGCGGTACACTTCAGGATGTCACCGGTGAGCGTAATGCTATGCAAGAGCTCAAAGATGCTAACAAAAAACTTGAAATGGCACTTGAGCAATCCAGGCTGTCCAAGACAGCAGCGCAACTGGGGACCTTCGACCTGGATCTTGTTAATGGTACGATGGAATGGGATGAGCGCTGCCGTATGCTATTTGGGATTACCCACCAGGACAGGGTATCCTATGGTCACGACTTTCTAACCGGACTGCATCCTGAAGACCGGGACAGGGTCAGCAAGGTGATTGAAAATCTTTATAACAGACCGGTTAGCAAAGGGGATTACGATATTGAATATCGCACCATCGGCGCAACGGATGGCAAATTGCGCTGGATAAGGGCCATTGGAAAAGTATTTTTCAACACCGAAGATGTTGCTGTACGGTTTATCGGCTCTGTGCTCGACATTACAGATAGAAAACTGGAAGAGCTGCGCAAGGATGACTTTATCAGTATCGTCAGCCATGAGCTGAAAACACCGCTGACGACCCTTAGTGCAATGATTCAACTGCTCAAGCTCAAATTTGAACATGATACTGAAGCGCTCATCCCCGGAGGAATAGATAAAGCATATGGGCAGATCAAAAAAATGAACGTATTGATCAATAGTTTCCTCGATGTTGCCCGTTTCCAATCCGGTAAAATAGATATGGATTGCAATCATTTTTACATCAGTGAACTGGTAAAAGAGATGGTAGACCAGGTAGTCTTCACCGCCAACCGCACACATTTGATAGACATTACCCTTTGCGAAGAGATCCTGGTGTATGCCGACAGAGAAAAGATTGGCTCTGTCCTGCTCAACATACTCAGTAATGCAACCAAATTTTCTACCCAAGGCCGCAGCATTGAAATCAGATGCTATAAGGAAGGCGACGAGGTAAAGATATCCGTACGGGATGAAGGTTATGGAATTTCGCTTGCGGACCAGGAGCATCTTTTTGAAAAATTTTACCGCGTCCGTAATAAATTCACCACCAACACATCGGGTTTTGGTATTGGCCTGTACTTGTGCCGGCAGGTGATGGATGACCATAACGGCCGGATACAGGTGGAAAGCATTGAGGGTAAAGGATCAACGTTTTTGCTGACGCTGCCAACGGCAACTATACCTATTATAAGCCATGGGTCGAATTAATCAAAGCAAGAATCCTCGACACAACAATTTATATTATATTCAGTATTTGCGTCCGTATTCCAGGGTCACGAAGCCATCATATATGCATCAATCTTCGCCTTGAATCGATTGATGTCAAAAGGCTTGCTAATAAATCCGTCGCTATGGGTATTTCCCTGGATTTCCCTCTGGCTTCGGTGTGCTGACATCAGCAGAACCGGAATATGAGCGGTTGCTGCATCCTCCTTCAGTTGCCGGCAGATTTCGACGCCGTCGCCGTCGGGCAGCATAATATCAAGTACAATTAAATCCGGTAATTCCAGGGAGAGGCCCTTCTTAAGCGTGTTTACATCTGGAAACAGCTGCACCTGGTAAAGATCATCTTTTAGGATATAATCAATGAGTAACCTAATGTCCTCATCGTCTTCAGCAACAAACACTTTTTTCGTGGACATACAATTTCAATTATATGTGATATACGTCTATACGGTTCTTTTAGCTTGTAAAAGCTGGTAGAGAAAATGTAAATGTCGATCCATAACCCGGGGTGCTTTCTACCCAGATCCTCCCGCCGTGCCGGTCAATAATGTCCTTGGATATATAAAGTCCCAAGCCGAGCCCCGAGGTCTTTCGTTCCTGTTCTTTTACACGGTAAAACTGGCTAAAAATGTGCTGCTGGTTTTCAGGCAAAATACCAGGGCCCTGGTCCTTCACAGAGATGCGAACCTCACTCCCGGTCCTGATAGCAATCATGCTTACCTCCCTGGCGTCCGGCGCATACTTCACGGCATTTCCAAGTAAATTGGTGAGCACCTGTTCCAATCGCATTTTATCACCTGACACGATAAGCTCTTCGTCTGCTGATACTTTCAAATTATAATGGGGGTGGGTCTGCTCAAACGTATCAGTAATCTCGTTCAAAAGATCAGAAAGATCAAAAGGTTCAAAATTCAACTGTAGTTTACCTGCCTGGATTTTAGATATATCAAACAGGTCATTGACCAGCTCGTTGAGCTTGGCCAATTGCTTCAGCGCCTTTTCTGCAAAACTTTTGGCAATGCCATCCGGAACCGTTCTTTCTAATATCTGCAAAAAACCGCTCATCGAAGTCAGTGGCGTCTTAAGCTCATGGGAGGCCAGGGCGATAAATTCATCTTTCTTATTGCTCAGATCCTTCACTTCCTCAAAGAGCCTGGAATTATCTATGGCAACGGCAGCCTGTGAAGCTACGGTAACAACCAGGTCCTCATGCTCTTCTTTAAAAATGCCAGCCTGCTGGTGACCAAAGAAAAGGCCGCCGATAACCACGCCCGAATGAGTAATAACCGGAACCGCCAGGTAGCTCACAACCGGTAAGTGGCCTTCGGGCATACCAAAATATGGCGAATTTTTTCCATAACGGGGATCTTTCGTAATGTCATCAACCCGGACTATGCCCTCGCCGCTAAAGGTCGGATGAAAAATAGCTGTGTTGCGGGGCATAGGGAAGTTCTCGAAAGCCGTCCTTGGCACCCCGGAAATGGTATAAAGCCAATAGGATTCGCCGGCCTGGTCTACCCGGTTATAGAAGAAGGCACCGAAATTCGCGCCGGTAAGCCTGGTAGTAGCATCGGTCACTCTTTGTAAGATGTGTTGCAGATCAAGGTCCTCGTTAATACTTTTACTGATCGAATTAAGGATTTCCAAACGCTCCATACTTTTAACGATGGACCGCTCCGCTTCTTTCTGCGCTGTAATGTTCCTGGCTATTTTGGAGGCTCCAATGATTTCGCCCGCTTTGTTGAGGATGGGAGACACCGTTAGTGATATGTGCAACTGCTGCCCCCCTTTGGTTCTGCGAATAGTCTGGAAATGATCAACTTTTTTTCCGGCACGAATGTTTCCGATAATAATGTCTTCTTCATCCAGGCGTTCCGGCGGTATTAGTAATGAAATATGCTGACCAATGGCCTCCTGCTCCGTATAGCCAAACATTTTTTCCGCGCCGATATTCCAGCTGGTGATGATGCCCTGCAGACTTTTACCGACAATGGCATCGTCCGAACTGGCAACAATGGCAGCCAGCCTGGCCTGCTTTTCTTCGGCAGTATTTTCTTCAATGATGCTGCGGGCAACCTGTGATGATCCTATAACCTGTCCCTCCTGGTCTCTGATAGGCGAAATAGTTATAGACACGGGGATTTCAACACCTTCCCTGGTTCTGCGAATTGTTTTAAATTGCCCGATCTGCTTCCCCTCTATAATATCACGCATGATATCACTTTTTTCCTGCTGTCGGTTTTCCGGGATCAGGAGGTAAACAGATTCATCGATTATTTCCTCATGACTATAGCCGAATAACCGTTCAGCTGCTGGATTCCAATGGGTAATCCGCATATCAAGGTCATGGCAAAATATCGCGTCGTCAATGCCTTCAAATATAGATTGCAGGGTTGATAACTCTTGTGAATGCTGAAGTCTGGTCATTAGAATTCGAGCGGCCAGAAAACGGCATTATCTGTTCAGTGGCTCTTGCTGTTTGATTTAATCTAATAATAACCTTAAAAACACAGAAAAGTTTTAAGCCTTTGAAAGAGGTCTGGCATCTGAAAATCTGGCAGCGAAGCTGTAATTTTTTCAGATGCTAGCTGCAAGAATTTCAGTTTTAATTCCATTTCCGGCTTTGGCATTTCACTTGTAGTAACACTGTCGGACAATCGTTCTTAAGTTTAATAAATAAATGGTTTGATCCTTTAAAATCAATTAAAAGAAAAAATTATGACATTAGTTAAATTTAATCCCGACAAAAGAAACAGTTCACTATTACCAGGTTTTAGTGACGTGTTCGATTCTATTTTTAATGACACTTTTTTCAATGACCGTATGGTAACCCGCGTACCTGCTGTCAACATCAGCGAAACGGAAAACAACTATCATGTGGAACTGGCTGCGCCGGGCCTGAAGAAAGAAGATTTCAAACTGAACCTGGAACGCAACGTGCTGAACATTGCTGTTGAGCAAACCGCCAATCAGGAAGACAACCAGAAAAATTACAGCAAGCGCGAATACAGCTACAATTCTTTCGTGCGTTCCTTTACGCTGCCGGAAAGCGCGGATGACAGCCAGATCAACGCAAGTTATACCGATGGTATCCTCCGCATCGATATTGCCAAACGTGAAGAAGCGAAAAACATACGTAGGCAGATCGAGATAAAATAACCGATTCCATCATATATCCGAAAAGGCTGCCGTCATGGCGGCCTTTTTCAGGATGTAACAAGAGGTCAGTTTAATTATAGTAGGACTTTAAATTTAAAGTTATTCGGCTTAACCGCCCCTGCTGACGCCCAAACACACGGCTAAATGACTGCATTTAACAGGACAGCATCTGATATGCGCCAGCGTTAAAAAGACAAGTGTTCCTCTTGTGATGGCTCTTTCATTATAACTGCTATGAAAACAGAATTCTATATCTTGTTAAGCCTGAAGACACCGCGTGGTTTTGTCGACTATGGACAGTACTTCTTCGGTGACGACCGCGGTACCGCTTATGGGTTATTCAGCCAGTTAAAAGGCAACCAAAATTTAAAAGATTCTTGCCTTTTACATATTGACCTCATGGAAACCGTCGGTGAACTGCCGGTAAAGGTCAAAACCATCTGCTGCACACTGCATGAATTGGCTTACAATTGTACATTGATCGCAAAAGAGATTTTTCGCTTAAAGAACCTGGAGGAAATGGAATGATGGATAAGTTTTTTTTATTTAGAACACTGATCGTCTCCACGATGATCTGCCTGTTGATCTTTGACGTACTGCGGATAGTGAGCCATTCGGCTGACGCCATTCCCGAGCAGCATAAAGAGCTATTGCTGACCGGGACTTTATTATGGATCGTCTCTGTTATTGTTAACCGGGGAAGTAATGACGATGATTGGGCAGGAGAGATTTAAGGAAATTTGGCCGATTAAAACTCGCAGAATACGGCAAAGGCTATTATTGTATAGCAATGCAGCATCCCGAAGGCATCCGCTACAGGTTCTGATGTCCATTTCCATCTTAAAGCGTATGTGGTACGTGAATACTTCTACTTCTTTGAATGAGCCACATTTTCCAGTAATTCATTAATTTCAAAATCACTGATCCGTCCCAAAAGGGTAAACGTTTCAGGAATAATTTCTGTGATGTAACGTTTGATACCTTCTTTATCTTCAAAAGAGCGGGTACGACATTTACCTTCTACATAGATCAGCTTTCCTTTACGGAGCGATCTATGACAGGCTTCCGCCAGCGAACGCCGCATCACGATATTGTGCCATTCTATGTGTTCTGTTTTAACACCGTTTTTGATGATAAACTCGGACGTAGCAAGCGGAAAACTTAAAACTGCAGCGTTATCCGACAAATACCTGAGTTCCGGGTCTTTTCCTAAATGGCCGACCAGGATAACTTTATTAACTCCTGACATAGCGTAAATTTAAGGTTACTTCAATTTCCCTAATGTGATAACACCCGTTACCGAATTGGGTTTTAAACAATTAGCCTTCTTGATATTTCGTTAAAGCTTAAATTGAAATCTTAGAAATCAGCTCCTCAGCCTCTACACGTCATTGAATAGCTCTGTTCTAAATTAATGACACAGATGGTTGATTTTAGTACAATTATTAAATTAAAAGAAATAATTTTAAGTATAGATAGCTAAAATGTAAAATATTTTTATCCATATATCCACTACTGGAATAATATTGGCGGTGATTTATTCAGATTATTTTGCCGCTCCCGCCCACTTTCAGCCGCCGCTAATTTTACTCATTTATCAAAGAATGAATCTGTATGATGCAAGCAGTAATTTTTCACAAATCAGGCAGAATTGCCAATAAAGAGGATCGTATTAAAGTAGTACTCAAAGGAGATGCGTAATGAAACACACGATCACCAAAAGAAAGAGCTGGAAAGCCATGCTGGCCGCAGCAGACAAACCGGTGCAGCTGCCCGTTGCACATGATGCGCTGACAGCCCGCCTGATTGAGCTGGCCGGTTTTGATGCCTACCAGATCGGCGGCTATGCGCTTTCCGGAGCTACACATGCGATACCAGATGTAGACCTGGAAAAATTCGGCGAAAAGAAATTCTCTGCAGACTGGATCATGCAAGCTTCACCTCTGCCGGTATTGCTTGATGTTGATGACGGCTATGGTGATGTGAAGAATGTTACACGTACCGTTCAGGAATACATCCGCCTGGGTGCTTCCGCCATGTTTATGGAAGATCAGCAACCTCCGAAAAAATGCGGACATATGGGCGATAAAAAAGTGATCGATACCGAAGCCATGTTACAAAAAATCAAAGCAGCCGTGGCCGCACGTGATGGTATGGATTTCTTTATCCTCGCCCGTACAGATGCCATTGATTCCGAAGGGATCGATAATGCTATCGACCGCGCAAAAAGCTACCTGGATGCCGGTGCGGATGGCGTTTACCTCGAAGGTCCGGAAACGATAGACGACCTCGAAAAGATCGGAA
This window contains:
- a CDS encoding PAS domain-containing sensor histidine kinase, which translates into the protein MIAETDRQRVIDAISSAMSFESGGRYDIEYTILNPELQEPRLVKAKGRALFTEQQEVKRFSGTLQDVTGERNAMQELKDANKKLEMALEQSRLSKTAAQLGTFDLDLVNGTMEWDERCRMLFGITHQDRVSYGHDFLTGLHPEDRDRVSKVIENLYNRPVSKGDYDIEYRTIGATDGKLRWIRAIGKVFFNTEDVAVRFIGSVLDITDRKLEELRKDDFISIVSHELKTPLTTLSAMIQLLKLKFEHDTEALIPGGIDKAYGQIKKMNVLINSFLDVARFQSGKIDMDCNHFYISELVKEMVDQVVFTANRTHLIDITLCEEILVYADREKIGSVLLNILSNATKFSTQGRSIEIRCYKEGDEVKISVRDEGYGISLADQEHLFEKFYRVRNKFTTNTSGFGIGLYLCRQVMDDHNGRIQVESIEGKGSTFLLTLPTATIPIISHGSN
- a CDS encoding response regulator, with amino-acid sequence MSTKKVFVAEDDEDIRLLIDYILKDDLYQVQLFPDVNTLKKGLSLELPDLIVLDIMLPDGDGVEICRQLKEDAATAHIPVLLMSAHRSQREIQGNTHSDGFISKPFDINRFKAKIDAYMMAS
- a CDS encoding PAS domain S-box protein encodes the protein MTRLQHSQELSTLQSIFEGIDDAIFCHDLDMRITHWNPAAERLFGYSHEEIIDESVYLLIPENRQQEKSDIMRDIIEGKQIGQFKTIRRTREGVEIPVSITISPIRDQEGQVIGSSQVARSIIEENTAEEKQARLAAIVASSDDAIVGKSLQGIITSWNIGAEKMFGYTEQEAIGQHISLLIPPERLDEEDIIIGNIRAGKKVDHFQTIRRTKGGQQLHISLTVSPILNKAGEIIGASKIARNITAQKEAERSIVKSMERLEILNSISKSINEDLDLQHILQRVTDATTRLTGANFGAFFYNRVDQAGESYWLYTISGVPRTAFENFPMPRNTAIFHPTFSGEGIVRVDDITKDPRYGKNSPYFGMPEGHLPVVSYLAVPVITHSGVVIGGLFFGHQQAGIFKEEHEDLVVTVASQAAVAIDNSRLFEEVKDLSNKKDEFIALASHELKTPLTSMSGFLQILERTVPDGIAKSFAEKALKQLAKLNELVNDLFDISKIQAGKLQLNFEPFDLSDLLNEITDTFEQTHPHYNLKVSADEELIVSGDKMRLEQVLTNLLGNAVKYAPDAREVSMIAIRTGSEVRISVKDQGPGILPENQQHIFSQFYRVKEQERKTSGLGLGLYISKDIIDRHGGRIWVESTPGYGSTFTFSLPAFTS
- a CDS encoding Hsp20/alpha crystallin family protein, which translates into the protein MTLVKFNPDKRNSSLLPGFSDVFDSIFNDTFFNDRMVTRVPAVNISETENNYHVELAAPGLKKEDFKLNLERNVLNIAVEQTANQEDNQKNYSKREYSYNSFVRSFTLPESADDSQINASYTDGILRIDIAKREEAKNIRRQIEIK
- a CDS encoding single-stranded DNA-binding protein; its protein translation is MSGVNKVILVGHLGKDPELRYLSDNAAVLSFPLATSEFIIKNGVKTEHIEWHNIVMRRSLAEACHRSLRKGKLIYVEGKCRTRSFEDKEGIKRYITEIIPETFTLLGRISDFEINELLENVAHSKK
- a CDS encoding isocitrate lyase/PEP mutase family protein, which translates into the protein MKHTITKRKSWKAMLAAADKPVQLPVAHDALTARLIELAGFDAYQIGGYALSGATHAIPDVDLEKFGEKKFSADWIMQASPLPVLLDVDDGYGDVKNVTRTVQEYIRLGASAMFMEDQQPPKKCGHMGDKKVIDTEAMLQKIKAAVAARDGMDFFILARTDAIDSEGIDNAIDRAKSYLDAGADGVYLEGPETIDDLEKIGKELKGVSLATSVLENGGKTPWVSPKDLGDMGYSMILYPTTVIFQVAHTIQKALNNLKHGKPIPKPNAVSMDEFMQIVDLPFWAKIEKEFEGKNI